From Hirundo rustica isolate bHirRus1 chromosome 1, bHirRus1.pri.v3, whole genome shotgun sequence, a single genomic window includes:
- the PRELID3A gene encoding PRELI domain containing protein 3A isoform X2 has protein sequence MKIWSSEHVFGHPWDTVIKAAMRKYPNPMNPCVVGVDVLDRSLDNQGRLHSHRLLSTEWGLPSIVKAILGTSRTLTYIEEHSVVDPVEKKMELCSTNITLTNLVSVDERLVYTPHPENPEKTVLTQEAIITVKGISLSSYLESLMANTISSNARKGWDAIEWIIQNSESALS, from the exons ATGAAGATCTGGAGCTCGGAACACGTGTTCGG ACATCCCTGGGATACCGTGATCAAAGCTGCTATGAGAAAGTACCCCAACCCCATGAATCCATGTGTGGTAGGAGTGGATGTCCTCGACAGGAGCCTGGATAACCAGGGGAGGCTGCACAGTCACCGTCTTCTCAGCACGGAGTGGGGATTGCCCAGTATTGTCAAAGCG aTATTAGGAACAAGTAGAACTCTGACTTACATAGAGGAACATTCTGTGGTAGATCCAGTGGAAAAGAAGATGGAGCTTTGCTCAACTAAT ATTACACTCACAAACCTGGTGTCTGTTGACGAGAGACTGGTTTACACACCTCATCCAGAAAACCCGGAAAA GACTGTGCTAACTCAAGAAGCAATTATTACTGTTAAAGGCATTAGCTTGAGCAGTTATTTGGAAAGCTTGATGGCAAACACAATATCTTCTAACGCCAGAAAG GGGTGGGATGCTATTGAGTGGATAATTCAAAATTCTGAAAGCGCTCTAAGCTAG